A genome region from Glycine max cultivar Williams 82 chromosome 5, Glycine_max_v4.0, whole genome shotgun sequence includes the following:
- the LOC100779940 gene encoding probable pectate lyase 22-like precursor, with translation MATTFLSLLFLIFSLLTPALISSSPVQDPEFVAQEVNRKINASVARRNLGYLSCATGNPIDDCWRCDPNWEKNRQRLADCAIGFGKNAIGGKNGKIYVVTDSGDDDPVTPKPGTLRYAVIQDEPLWIIFARDMVIKLKEELIMNSFKTIDGRGASVHIAGGPCITIQYVTNVIIHGINIHDCKQGGNAMVRDSPRHYGWRTVSDGDGVSIFGGSHVWVDHCSLSNCNDGLIDAIHGSTAITISNNYMTHHDKVMLLGHSDSYTQDKNMQVTIAFNHFGEGLVQRMPRCRHGYFHVVNNDYTHWEMYAIGGSANPTINSQGNRFVAPDDRFSKEVTKHEDAAESEWKGWNWRSEGDLLVNGAFFTASGAGASSSYARASSLSARPSSLVGSITTGAGALTCRKGSRC, from the exons ATGGCCACcacttttctttctctcctctTCCTCATCTTCTCTCTCCTCACCCCAGCCCTCATTTCCTCTTCCCCTGTCCAAGACCCTGAATTTGTGGCCCAAGAAGTTAACAG GAAAATCAATGCTTCCGTAGCTAGAAGGAATTTGGGGTACTTGTCCTGTGCGACAGGGAACCCCATTGACGATTGTTGGAGGTGTGACCCGAACTGGGAGAAGAACCGCCAGAGGCTAGCGGATTGTGCGATTGGTTTCGGGAAAAACGCCATCGGAGGAAAGAACGGAAAAATCTACGTGGTGACCGATTCCGGCGACGACGATCCGGTGACACCGAAGCCGGGAACCCTCCGGTACGCAGTTATTCAAGACGAGCCTCTCTGGATCATCTTCGCAAGAGACATGGTGATCAAGCTGAAGGAGGAGCTCATCATGAACTCCTTCAAGACCATCGACGGAAGAGGCGCCAGCGTGCACATTGCGGGTGGTCCATGCATAACGATACAGTATGTGACCAACGTTATAATCCATGGGATAAACATTCATGACTGTAAGCAAGGTGGGAATGCTATGGTGCGGGACTCCCCACGGCACTACGGCTGGAGGACCGTGTCGGACGGTGATGGCGTGTCGATCTTTGGAGGGAGCCACGTGTGGGTTGACCATTGCTCTTTGTCTAACTGCAATGATGGGTTGATCGATGCCATTCATGGCTCTACCGCGATTACCATCTCCAACAATTACATGACTCACCATGACAAGGTCATGCTTTTGGGCCACAGTGATTCCTACACTCAGGACAAGAACATGCAGGTTACTATTGCTTTCAACCACTTTGGTGAAGGCCTTGTTCAAAGAATGCCAAG GTGTAGGCATGGATATTTTCATGTGGTGAACAATGACTATACTCACTGGGAAATGTATGCCATTGGGGGAAGTGCTAATCCTACCATCAATAGCCAAGGCAACAGGTTTGTTGCACCTGATGACAGATTCAGCAAAGag GTGACAAAGCATGAGGATGCAGCAGAGAGTGAATGGAAGGGGTGGAATTGGAGGTCAGAAGGGGACTTGTTAGTAAACGGTGCGTTTTTCACGGCATCGGGGGCTGGAGCCTCCTCTAGTTATGCAAGAGCTTCTAGCTTGAGTGCAAGGCCATCTTCACTGGTGGGGTCCATAACCACTGGTGCGGGTGCACTCACCTGTAGGAAGGGTTCCCGCTGCTGA
- the LOC100778336 gene encoding autophagy-related protein 16 translates to MAKAGKSQEEIASEAIKHTLRALRKRHLLEEAAHAPAVLALSRPIVSQGSEWKEKEENLQVELQQCYKAQSRLSEQLVVEVAESRASKALLQEKENALADLQKELTELRDECSQLKVDLEEKIKSLEVIVSENSELKAQLEQMTIKANKAEAENKMLIDRWMLEKMKDAERLNEANALYEEMVEKLRASGLEQLARRQVDGIVRQSEEGAEFFLESNIPSICKYRLRAHEGGCASMLFEYNSSKLITGGQDRLVKMWDANTGSLSSTLQGCLGSVLDLTITHDNRSVIAASSSNNLYVWDVNSGRVRHTLTGHTDKVCAVDVSKISSRHVVSAAYDRTIKVWDLVKGYCTNTIIFHSNCNALSFSMDGQTIFSGHVDGNLRLWDIQSGKLLSEVAAHSLAVTSLSLSRNGNVVLTSGRDNLHNLFDVRSLEVCGTLKAMGNRVASNWSRSCISPDDNHVAAGSADGSVYIWSISKGDIVSTLKEHTSSVLCCRWSGIGKPLASADKNGIVCVWT, encoded by the exons ATGGCGAAAGCAGGGAAGTCACAAGAAGAAATTGCCAGTGAAGCTATCAAGCATACTTTGAGGGCTCTGCGGAAGCGCCATTTGCTTGAGGAAGCTGCTCATGCTCCCGCTGTTCTAGCTCTTTCTAGACCCATCGTTTCTCAG GGCTCTGAgtggaaagagaaagaagagaatcTTCAAGTGGAACTTCAGCAATGCTACAAAGCTCAATCTCGCCTGTCTGAGCAACTTGTTGTGGAAGTAGCTGAGTCCAGAGCTTCGAAAGCGTTGcttcaagagaaagaaaatgcattggCTGATCTGCAGAAGGAGTTGACTGAATTGAG GGATGAGTGCTCTCAATTGAAGGTGGACTTGGAAGAAAAGATTAAATCTCTGGAAGTGATTGTCAGCGAGAATTCTGAACTTAAAGCACAACTGGAGCAGATGACTATTAAAGCCAATAAAGCTGAAGCAGAAAATAAGATGTTGATAGACCGCTGGATGTTAGAAAAGATGAAGGATGCTGAACGCCTAAATGAG GCCAACGCACTGTATGAAGAGATGGTTGAGAAACTAAGGGCCAGTGGGTTAGAACAACTTGCAAGGCGGCAGGTGGATGGTATAGTTCGCCAAAGTGAAGAAGGTGCTGAGTTCTTTTTAGAGTCAAACATCCCTTCCATATGTAAATACAGGCTTCGTGCACATGAAGGTGGTTGTGCTTCCATGTTGTTTGAATACAATTCCAGTAAATTGATTACTGGGGGACAAGATCGGTTAGTTAAAATGTGGGATGCAAATACAGGATCCTTAAGTTCTACTCTTCAGGGCTGCCTTGGCTCAGTATTGGATCTCACAATCACCCATGATAATCGATCTGTCATTGCTGCAAGCAGCTCAAACAACTTGTATGTATGGGATGTCAACTCAGGTCGTGTCCGCCATACCCTTACTGGCCACACAGATAAAGTTTGTGCTGTAGATGTCAGCAAGATTTCAAGTCGTCATGTTGTCAGTGCTGCCTATGATCGTACAATAAAAGTTTGGGACTTAGTGAAAGGTTACTGcacaaacacaataatatttCACAGCAACTGCAATGCTCTTTCCTTCAGCATGGATGGTCAGACCATATTTTCGGGACATGTTGATGGTAACCTTCGGCTATGGGACATTCAAAGTGGAAAGTTACTTAGTGAGGTTGCTGCACATTCACTTGCAGTCACATCACTATCCCTTTCTCGAAATGGAAATGTTGTACTGACTAGTGGAAGGGACAATTTACACAATTTGTTTGATGTGCGATCTCTGGAAGTTTGTGGCACATTAAAAGCCATGGGAAACAGAGTGGCTTCTAATTGGAGTCGCTCCTGTATCAGCCCAGATGACAATCACGTTGCTGCAGGGTCTGCTGATGGATCTGTCTATATTTGGTCAATATCTAAAGGTGATATAGTCAGTACTCTGAAGGAACACACTTCCTCTGTTCTGTGTTGTAGGTGGAGCGGAATTGGAAAACCCCTAGCTTCTGCTGATAAGAATGGGATTGTTTGCGTCTGGACATGA